A single genomic interval of Adhaeribacter pallidiroseus harbors:
- a CDS encoding ATP-binding protein, giving the protein MSSTSDANISKKITRLYLLALTAIALLLLVGQLLVQRSLQRQLTDSRIINIAGRQRMLSQKICKTIVLLYHHENLAATPIYITDLQEALRLWGKSHDGLKNGYLIYLDIPVNNSAAIRQKFSRLDPLFKALFENAQAINQYYHLHPTTKAPAPELLTRMNKLLKNEPAYLQAMDQIVFQYDAEASERVNNSQRMENIVLFFTLGILLLEALLVFRPAVTQIKSTINQLIQAQEQTQKVNNELLQANKSLAETKEALLQATNQKYQQEINEQKLRSTYLIEGQEEERKRVAREIHDGLGQMLTALKYGIEKTSDAVPHTETTQQHLNELRQLVSQTITEARTISFNLMPAVLSDFGLASALKLLTNQLASGSSLNVSFTTNWIGKRLAKNTEIGLYRVSQEALHNAVKYAQAKHINVELQVKKRYIHLRISDNGQGFSPDNFSLTSEQTGLAHGISNMKERVFLLNGLININSKPGEGTQIHVKVPYLALDHD; this is encoded by the coding sequence ATGAGTTCTACTAGTGATGCAAACATTTCCAAAAAAATTACCCGCCTTTATTTATTGGCGCTTACGGCGATAGCTTTGCTTTTATTGGTGGGGCAATTATTAGTGCAGCGTTCTTTACAACGCCAGCTTACCGACTCCCGAATAATTAATATTGCTGGTCGGCAACGGATGTTAAGTCAGAAAATTTGCAAAACTATAGTACTGCTTTACCACCACGAAAACTTAGCAGCTACTCCTATATATATAACCGATTTGCAAGAGGCCTTAAGGCTGTGGGGGAAAAGTCATGACGGGTTAAAAAATGGTTACCTAATTTATTTAGATATTCCGGTAAATAACAGCGCCGCTATTCGGCAAAAGTTTTCCCGCCTGGACCCACTTTTTAAAGCTTTATTCGAGAACGCCCAAGCTATCAACCAGTACTATCATTTGCATCCTACTACAAAGGCACCTGCTCCAGAACTACTTACCCGAATGAATAAGCTTCTAAAAAATGAGCCAGCCTATTTACAAGCTATGGACCAGATTGTGTTTCAATATGATGCTGAAGCCAGCGAACGGGTAAATAATTCGCAACGAATGGAGAACATTGTCTTGTTCTTTACCTTAGGTATTTTGTTACTGGAGGCTTTATTAGTGTTTCGGCCGGCCGTTACGCAAATTAAAAGCACCATTAACCAGCTTATTCAAGCCCAGGAGCAAACCCAAAAAGTCAACAACGAATTACTTCAAGCCAATAAATCGTTGGCCGAAACCAAAGAAGCTTTGTTGCAAGCTACCAATCAGAAATACCAGCAGGAAATAAATGAGCAGAAACTCCGCTCGACTTACCTCATAGAAGGTCAGGAAGAAGAACGAAAACGGGTAGCCCGGGAAATTCACGATGGCCTGGGCCAGATGCTGACGGCCCTAAAATATGGCATTGAGAAAACCAGCGATGCCGTACCGCATACGGAAACTACCCAACAGCATTTAAATGAGTTGCGCCAGTTAGTAAGCCAAACCATAACGGAAGCCCGCACTATTTCTTTTAATTTAATGCCTGCCGTGTTAAGTGATTTTGGTTTAGCTTCGGCTTTAAAATTATTAACCAATCAGCTTGCCTCCGGGTCCAGTCTAAACGTTTCGTTTACCACCAACTGGATTGGCAAAAGGCTAGCAAAAAATACCGAAATTGGCCTTTACCGGGTAAGCCAGGAAGCCTTACACAATGCCGTAAAATACGCGCAAGCCAAGCACATAAACGTTGAACTTCAGGTTAAAAAAAGATATATTCACTTGCGCATTTCGGATAACGGGCAAGGCTTTTCCCCCGATAACTTTTCTTTGACTTCGGAACAAACCGGTTTGGCGCACGGTATCAGCAACATGAAAGAACGCGTATTTCTACTAAACGGCCTTATAAATATTAATTCTAAACCAGGAGAAGGCACTCAAATACACGTAAAAGTACCTTACCTGGCCCTCGACCATGACTAA
- the nirD gene encoding nitrite reductase small subunit NirD: MIQTPPSADRRTEISFWFKAAEVSAFPENGGACVKYQDQQIAVYHFAKRNEWYASQNLCPHKQQMILARGLIGDQCGEPKVACPFHKKTFSLLTGENLNGECYHIETYPVKIEDGYVYIGIRE, translated from the coding sequence ATGATACAAACGCCTCCTTCTGCTGATCGCCGCACTGAAATTTCTTTTTGGTTTAAAGCCGCTGAAGTAAGCGCCTTTCCGGAAAACGGTGGAGCCTGCGTGAAATACCAGGACCAACAAATAGCGGTATATCACTTTGCCAAACGCAACGAATGGTACGCCAGCCAGAACTTATGCCCGCACAAGCAGCAAATGATTTTAGCGCGCGGCCTGATCGGCGACCAGTGCGGCGAACCAAAGGTGGCCTGCCCGTTTCATAAAAAAACCTTCTCGTTGCTAACCGGCGAAAACCTGAACGGCGAATGCTACCACATAGAAACCTACCCGGTAAAGATTGAAGATGGTTACGTGTACATCGGTATCCGGGAGTAA
- a CDS encoding NarK family nitrate/nitrite MFS transporter yields the protein MTLLSSLKVGKATKIKIFSFAGPHMRTFHITWFAFFLCFVAWFGVAPLMPVIREEFHLTKAQIGNIIISSVGITIFARLFIGWLCDKIGPRITYSIILILGSLPVMFIGLSNSYESFLLFRLAIGVIGASFVVTQFHTSLMFAPNVVGTANATTAGWGNMGGGATQIIMPLIFAGFISLGYVDTAAWRYAMVVPGVLLFLMGIAYYKFTQDTPEGNMADLKKNDPAYRMKAAESKGAFWKACKDIRVWMLFLIYGACFGIEITIDNIAAIYYFDKFKLNLETAGLIAGLFGMMNIFARTLGGYFGDKAGIRYGLKGRVIFLAFALFMEGVALILFSQMTVLPIAIAAMLFFSLFVKMSEGATFSVVPFINKKAIGSVSGIVGAGGNVGAVLAGFLLKDESLTYSDALFIIGCVVTVVSFASFLVRFTKAHEAEAQQEMNESLCNVSAGSETSVPALV from the coding sequence ATGACGCTACTATCCAGCCTTAAAGTCGGTAAAGCCACCAAAATTAAGATTTTTAGTTTTGCCGGCCCGCACATGCGTACGTTTCATATTACATGGTTTGCCTTTTTTCTTTGCTTTGTTGCCTGGTTTGGCGTGGCCCCGCTGATGCCGGTAATCCGCGAAGAGTTTCATTTAACCAAAGCCCAAATTGGGAATATCATCATCTCCTCGGTGGGTATTACCATTTTTGCTCGTTTGTTTATCGGCTGGCTCTGCGATAAGATTGGCCCCCGGATTACCTACAGCATTATTTTGATATTGGGTTCGCTGCCGGTTATGTTTATTGGCTTAAGCAATAGCTACGAATCCTTTTTGCTGTTCCGGTTAGCCATTGGGGTAATCGGGGCTTCGTTCGTAGTAACCCAGTTTCATACATCGTTGATGTTTGCGCCCAACGTGGTGGGTACGGCCAATGCCACCACCGCTGGTTGGGGTAACATGGGCGGCGGCGCTACCCAAATTATTATGCCTTTAATCTTTGCCGGTTTTATTAGTTTAGGCTACGTGGATACTGCCGCCTGGCGCTATGCCATGGTGGTACCGGGCGTATTGTTATTCCTGATGGGAATTGCTTATTATAAGTTTACCCAGGATACTCCCGAAGGCAACATGGCCGATTTAAAAAAGAACGACCCAGCTTACCGGATGAAAGCGGCCGAGAGCAAAGGCGCTTTCTGGAAAGCCTGTAAAGATATTCGGGTTTGGATGCTGTTCTTAATTTACGGGGCCTGCTTCGGTATTGAGATTACCATCGACAACATTGCCGCTATTTACTACTTTGATAAATTTAAGCTGAACCTGGAAACCGCCGGGTTAATTGCCGGTCTGTTCGGGATGATGAATATTTTTGCCCGTACCCTGGGCGGTTATTTCGGTGATAAAGCCGGTATCCGTTACGGTTTAAAAGGTCGGGTAATATTTCTGGCGTTTGCCTTATTTATGGAAGGCGTGGCCCTGATTCTTTTCTCTCAAATGACTGTTTTGCCGATAGCCATTGCCGCCATGTTGTTCTTTAGCTTGTTTGTGAAAATGTCGGAAGGAGCCACCTTTTCGGTAGTGCCATTCATCAATAAAAAAGCCATTGGTTCCGTATCAGGTATAGTAGGTGCCGGTGGAAACGTAGGCGCCGTATTAGCCGGTTTCCTGCTCAAGGATGAATCGTTAACCTACAGCGATGCGCTGTTTATCATTGGTTGCGTTGTAACGGTCGTATCGTTCGCCTCTTTCCTGGTACGTTTCACCAAAGCCCACGAAGCCGAAGCCCAGCAAGAAATGAACGAATCGTTATGCAATGTTTCTGCCGGTTCAGAAACCTCTGTTCCAGCACTTGTCTGA
- a CDS encoding alginate export family protein produces MKKIYLILFLALFAYKAQAQFTLSGQLRTRTELRDGFGNLPNKGASPAFFTSQRARLNVGYSLDKIKFFTTIQDVRIWGQDASTISNADGNKLMLHEMWAEIALANAADSTAAFKGLDYLGLKIGRQEISYDDQRLLGNLDWLQQARRHDAAILKLMHKGIQLDVGVAYNQNAETKEGRIYVPSNVHAGTSTGQIPITGPVNPAGTNGIGQMYKSFQYVYLSKKVGAFKLSGLFFKDDFQKSTVTPTGRVFTKGLNSRLTTGFNAALLPSPTNKLMLNISAYQQGHQDKEGNPLDAYFASIYSIYSFGAFSAGPGFDFYSGNNGEQTTRVNHRFDPLYGTPHKFSGLMDYFYAADGHGPAGLKDFYVKSRYIKGNFSTNVDLHQFLSGNQIAYRENNADVLTRYQSNLGTEVDVISTFTYGKYITFEAGYAHLFGTNSLNRIKTSGFPAANNTFLPKQRQANWAYLMINIKPEFLATKATPQPKS; encoded by the coding sequence ATGAAGAAAATTTACCTTATCCTGTTCCTTGCCTTGTTTGCCTATAAAGCGCAAGCGCAATTCACGCTATCGGGGCAATTGCGTACCCGCACCGAGTTGCGCGATGGATTTGGCAATTTGCCGAACAAAGGCGCGTCACCAGCATTTTTTACTTCGCAGCGTGCCCGCCTCAATGTGGGCTACAGCTTAGATAAAATTAAATTTTTTACCACTATCCAGGACGTACGCATCTGGGGACAAGATGCCTCTACAATAAGCAACGCCGACGGCAATAAATTAATGCTGCACGAAATGTGGGCCGAAATTGCGCTCGCTAATGCTGCGGATTCAACAGCGGCTTTTAAAGGCCTGGATTATTTAGGATTAAAAATTGGCCGTCAGGAAATTAGTTACGACGACCAGCGCTTACTCGGCAACCTTGACTGGTTGCAGCAAGCCCGCCGGCACGATGCCGCCATTTTAAAATTAATGCACAAAGGCATACAGCTGGATGTGGGCGTGGCTTATAACCAAAATGCCGAAACCAAAGAAGGTAGAATCTACGTGCCGAGCAATGTGCACGCCGGAACTTCTACCGGGCAGATTCCGATAACTGGTCCTGTAAACCCAGCGGGTACCAACGGCATCGGGCAAATGTATAAATCGTTTCAGTACGTTTACCTGAGCAAGAAAGTCGGGGCATTTAAGTTATCCGGCTTATTCTTTAAAGACGATTTTCAAAAATCTACCGTAACCCCAACGGGCCGGGTATTTACAAAAGGTCTGAACAGTCGCTTGACTACCGGATTTAACGCGGCTTTGCTGCCTAGCCCGACGAATAAATTAATGCTGAATATTTCGGCTTATCAGCAAGGCCACCAAGACAAAGAAGGTAATCCTTTAGATGCTTATTTTGCCAGCATTTACAGCATCTATTCTTTTGGCGCCTTTTCGGCTGGTCCGGGTTTTGATTTTTACTCCGGTAACAACGGCGAGCAAACTACCCGGGTTAATCATCGTTTCGACCCGCTTTACGGTACGCCGCACAAATTTAGCGGTTTAATGGATTATTTCTACGCCGCCGATGGCCACGGTCCGGCCGGTTTGAAAGATTTTTATGTAAAAAGCCGCTACATCAAAGGCAATTTCTCCACGAACGTAGACCTGCACCAATTTTTATCCGGCAACCAGATTGCCTACCGCGAAAATAACGCGGATGTTTTAACCCGTTACCAATCTAATCTGGGTACCGAAGTAGATGTTATTTCTACTTTTACTTACGGCAAATACATCACTTTCGAAGCCGGTTACGCGCACCTGTTTGGCACCAACTCGCTCAACCGCATTAAAACTTCCGGGTTTCCGGCTGCTAACAACACTTTCCTGCCCAAGCAGCGCCAGGCTAACTGGGCTTACCTCATGATCAACATCAAACCTGAATTTCTGGCTACTAAAGCTACTCCACAACCTAAATCCTAA
- the nirB gene encoding nitrite reductase large subunit NirB → MSRLVAQPQRIVVIGNGMVGYKFCEKLVAKAQPGTIQITVFGEEPRPAYDRVHLSAYFSGTTAEELTMAPVEWYAENNINLHLGELVTSVDAATQTITTHKGESISYDKLILATGSSAFVPPINGVEKEGVFVYRTIEDLDAMLEYAPKARTAAVIGGGLLGLEAAKAAVDMGLTTHVIEFASRLMPRQLDEAGSDMLKRKLESLGISIYLNKSTTAILGEPGVQKMLFADGSELEVDMIIVSAGIKPRDELAIKAGLAVGPRGGILVNNTLQTSDAAIYAIGESALHGGMIYGLVAPGYDMADTVVTNLLGGEKTFKGFDMSTKLKLIGVDVASFGDAFANPATSRSIVFEDKAKGIYKRINISEDGKYLVGGILVGDAGNYNMLLQTVQNKIILPQDPEDLILGSRGGASESAGAGVMSLPDEALICSCENVSKGDICSSVTDGTCTDVAGIKKCTKAGTGCGGCVPMVNDLLHATLKQLGKEVKKVLCEHFDYSRQELLDIVKVNNIRSYDELLHNHGRGDGCEVCKPAVASIMASTWNELILKQATIQDTNDRYLANIQKGGTYSVVPRIAGGEITPEKLIVIGQVAAKYGLYTKITGGQRIDMFGARVDQLPDIWEELINAGFESGHAYGKSLRTVKSCVGSTWCRYGLHDSVGFAIRVEERYRGLRSPHKLKGGVSGCVRECAEAQSKDFGIIATEKGWNLYICGNGGAKPQHAQLFATDLDTETCIKYLDRFLMFYIKTAEPLNRTATWLNKMEGGLEYLRQVIVEDSLGICADLDREMQFMVDTYACEWKEVVNNPELRQRFQHFINTPEPDPSIRFKPERGQKVPIV, encoded by the coding sequence ATGAGCCGTTTAGTAGCACAGCCGCAACGGATAGTAGTAATCGGAAATGGCATGGTAGGTTATAAGTTTTGCGAAAAACTAGTAGCTAAAGCCCAGCCGGGTACTATCCAAATTACCGTTTTCGGGGAGGAGCCTCGTCCCGCTTACGATCGGGTACACTTAAGCGCTTATTTTTCGGGTACTACTGCCGAAGAATTAACCATGGCACCCGTAGAGTGGTATGCGGAAAACAACATCAATCTGCATTTAGGTGAATTGGTTACCAGCGTGGATGCAGCTACCCAAACGATTACCACCCATAAAGGTGAATCTATTAGCTACGATAAATTAATTCTGGCTACGGGTTCCAGCGCTTTTGTGCCGCCCATTAATGGGGTAGAAAAAGAAGGCGTTTTCGTGTACCGCACCATTGAAGATTTAGATGCCATGTTGGAATACGCGCCTAAAGCCAGAACAGCCGCCGTTATTGGCGGTGGTTTATTAGGCCTGGAAGCCGCCAAAGCCGCCGTGGATATGGGCCTGACTACCCACGTAATAGAGTTTGCTTCCCGGTTAATGCCGCGGCAACTCGACGAAGCCGGCTCCGACATGCTAAAAAGAAAGCTCGAAAGTTTAGGCATCAGCATCTATTTAAATAAGAGTACTACCGCCATTTTGGGGGAACCAGGCGTGCAGAAAATGCTTTTCGCCGATGGCAGTGAATTGGAGGTAGATATGATCATTGTGTCGGCGGGCATAAAGCCGCGCGATGAATTAGCCATCAAAGCCGGTTTAGCCGTGGGGCCACGCGGTGGCATTCTAGTGAATAATACTTTGCAAACGTCGGACGCTGCTATTTATGCTATAGGCGAAAGTGCTTTGCACGGCGGCATGATTTACGGCCTGGTAGCGCCGGGTTATGATATGGCCGATACCGTTGTTACTAATTTGTTGGGCGGAGAAAAAACCTTTAAAGGTTTCGACATGTCGACGAAGTTGAAATTAATTGGTGTAGATGTAGCCAGCTTCGGCGATGCCTTTGCCAACCCGGCCACGAGCCGCTCCATTGTTTTTGAGGATAAAGCCAAAGGAATTTATAAGCGCATTAATATTTCGGAAGACGGCAAATATTTAGTGGGTGGTATTTTGGTCGGCGACGCCGGTAACTACAACATGCTGCTGCAAACGGTACAGAACAAAATTATCCTGCCCCAAGATCCGGAGGATTTAATCTTAGGTTCCCGGGGTGGTGCCTCGGAATCAGCCGGAGCGGGGGTAATGAGTTTGCCCGACGAAGCTTTAATTTGCTCCTGCGAAAACGTAAGTAAAGGTGATATTTGTTCGTCGGTAACCGATGGAACTTGTACCGATGTAGCTGGCATAAAAAAATGCACCAAAGCCGGAACGGGTTGCGGGGGTTGCGTGCCCATGGTGAATGATTTACTCCATGCTACTTTAAAGCAATTGGGCAAAGAAGTGAAAAAAGTATTGTGCGAACACTTCGACTACTCCCGCCAGGAATTACTGGATATTGTAAAAGTGAACAACATCCGCAGCTACGACGAGTTATTGCATAACCACGGCCGCGGCGATGGTTGCGAAGTTTGCAAACCAGCGGTTGCGTCTATTATGGCCAGCACCTGGAACGAGCTGATTTTAAAACAAGCCACCATCCAGGATACCAACGACCGTTATCTGGCCAATATCCAAAAAGGCGGCACATATTCCGTGGTGCCCCGCATTGCTGGTGGCGAAATTACTCCGGAAAAACTAATTGTGATCGGGCAAGTAGCCGCCAAATACGGCTTGTACACCAAAATTACCGGCGGCCAACGGATTGATATGTTCGGGGCTCGCGTCGATCAGTTGCCGGATATCTGGGAAGAATTAATTAATGCCGGTTTTGAAAGCGGCCATGCCTACGGCAAAAGCTTACGGACCGTAAAAAGCTGCGTGGGTTCTACGTGGTGCCGCTACGGCTTACACGATTCGGTAGGTTTTGCTATTCGGGTAGAAGAGCGTTACCGGGGATTGCGTTCCCCGCATAAACTAAAAGGCGGCGTATCGGGTTGCGTACGCGAATGCGCCGAAGCCCAATCCAAAGACTTTGGCATTATTGCTACCGAAAAAGGCTGGAATTTGTACATCTGCGGCAACGGCGGCGCTAAACCGCAGCACGCCCAACTTTTCGCCACCGACCTCGATACCGAAACCTGCATTAAATACCTCGACCGGTTCCTGATGTTCTACATAAAAACCGCCGAACCGCTTAACCGCACCGCTACCTGGTTAAATAAAATGGAAGGTGGCCTGGAATACTTACGCCAGGTAATTGTGGAAGATTCTTTAGGCATCTGCGCCGATCTGGATCGCGAAATGCAGTTTATGGTAGATACGTACGCCTGCGAATGGAAAGAAGTAGTGAACAATCCGGAACTGCGCCAACGCTTCCAGCATTTCATTAACACGCCCGAGCCGGATCCTTCAATCCGCTTTAAACCCGAACGCGGTCAAAAAGTACCGATTGTTTAA
- a CDS encoding response regulator transcription factor — protein MTKIKVLLADDHTLVRNGIRSLLENSADLEIVGEAQNGAEALTKVKELAPDVLLIDIAMPVMTGIEATAQISKLYPETRCLVLSMHHDEDYILKSVEAGAYGYLLKDNTREEMLQAIRSVAVGEKYFGPSVSNVIVASYLQKLKEPETSSAPKKKLSKQEKAVLKFIVEGSNSREIAEKLNLSVRTVDNHRASMMKRLKVKNAVELVRKALDEKLV, from the coding sequence ATGACTAAAATAAAAGTATTACTTGCCGATGATCATACCCTAGTCCGGAACGGCATTCGCTCCCTACTGGAGAACTCCGCTGATTTAGAAATTGTGGGAGAAGCGCAAAACGGCGCCGAAGCCTTAACGAAAGTAAAAGAACTAGCTCCGGATGTGTTGCTCATTGATATTGCCATGCCCGTCATGACCGGCATTGAAGCCACCGCCCAAATCAGTAAACTGTACCCGGAAACCCGCTGCCTGGTACTCTCCATGCACCACGACGAAGATTACATTTTAAAATCGGTAGAAGCGGGCGCTTACGGTTATTTATTAAAAGATAATACCCGCGAAGAAATGTTGCAGGCTATTAGAAGTGTGGCCGTCGGCGAAAAGTACTTCGGCCCTTCAGTTTCGAATGTGATTGTAGCATCTTACCTGCAAAAACTTAAAGAACCAGAAACCTCATCTGCCCCGAAAAAGAAACTATCTAAACAGGAAAAAGCCGTCCTAAAATTTATTGTAGAAGGTTCGAATAGCCGCGAAATTGCCGAAAAATTAAACTTAAGCGTGCGCACCGTCGATAACCACCGCGCCAGCATGATGAAACGGCTAAAGGTAAAAAATGCCGTGGAACTGGTTCGGAAAGCGCTGGATGAAAAACTGGTGTAG